Part of the Ursus arctos isolate Adak ecotype North America unplaced genomic scaffold, UrsArc2.0 scaffold_1, whole genome shotgun sequence genome, CAGCCAGAGTCAAAAAATGGTCACAACTGTCCCAGCCCTGCAGGACACATACATGCACCATAGACCAGGGACCcaaacaaatgagaagaaaaaccaacaaaaacgAACTATCAGGCTGCATGAGACTAAATGCTGTCAATCTGGCCATGTCAGGCAGAAACGTTCATTTTATAATAAGCCAAGAAGAGGGGGACGGCTAGTATGGAAAATGTCATCTAATTCAGATTAAAAATAGCAGGTAAGGATAGCAGCAGTAAGTTTGTGTCATTTAAAATTGGGCATGTGAGCTTGCGTGCAGTGGAAGTGCAGGGAGTCTGGGGAAAGGAGCGACTTTGAAAAGATGGGTGCAAAAGTAATAggccagacagagagaggggtggggaggggagaatggagaaagaagaaagcatggGGAGGGGTCAATGAACTAAAATGCCACACTTACAGCTgtgactcatttttattttgaatacagGTTTTAAACCCAGGTTTGACTCCTAACGTTTGAAGTCTTCACTTCCCCTCTTCGTTTCTTTGCAGTGTGCTTGTCATTTGTTCTGGCGAAAGTGGGATGAAGTGATCCCAGATTCAAAGGGGTTGCGGAGAGGTGCTGGATTTTTCTTTGGTCTGTAAGAGTTCCACGGGGCTAATCTGTGTTCTTCCTTCCAAGGTGGATCGAATGTCTTTCCCATGTGGCTGCACTAAAGAAGGATGTAGTAACACAGCAGGTAGAATTGAATTTAATCCGATCCGTGTCCGGACTCACTTTTTGCACACAATAATGAAACTTGAACTGGAGAAAAACCGAGAGCAGCAAATCCCCACGCTGAACGGCTGCCACGGCGAGATAAGCGCTCACAGTAGCTCCATGGGCCCCGTGGCGCACTCCGTGGAGTATTCCATCGCAGACAATTTCGAGATTGAGACCGAGCCGCAGGCCGCCGTGCTGCACCTGCAGTCGGCCGAGGAATTAGACTGCCAAggagacgaggaggaggaggaggaggaggaggacggcaGCAGCTTCTGCAGCGGAGTCACGGATTCCAGCACGCAGAGCCTGGCGCCTAGTGAGTCAGATgacgaggaggaagaggaggaggaggaggaagaggaggaggaggacgacgacgacgacgacgagaAAGGGGACAGCTTCGTGGAAGGGTTGGGGACCCATGCGGAAGTCGTCCCTCTCCCTTCCGTCCTCTGTTATTCCGACGGCTCGGCCGTCCACGAGAGCCACGCGAAAAACGCTTCTTTTTACGCCAACTCTTCAACTCTGTATTACCAAATCGACAGCCACATTCCAGGAACGCCTACCCAGATCTCTGAGAGCTATTCCGAACGAGATCCTGTGAAGAACGGTACCCTCTCGCTGGTGCCTTACACCATGACCCCGGAGCAGTTCGTTGACTATGCCCGCCAAGCCGAAGAGGCCTACGGCGCCTCCCACTACCCAGCTGCCAACCCCTCTGTCATCGTCTGCTGCTCCTCTGCGGAAAACGACAGCGGTGTGCCCTGCAACAGCTTATACTCCGAACACAGGTCCAATCATCCCCAGGTGGAATTCCACTCGTACTTGAAAGGCCCCTCCCAGGAAGGGTTTGTCTCCACGTTGAATGGTGACAGTCACATTTCAGAGCACCCGGCGGAAAATTCTTTGAGTCTGGCAGAAAAGAGCAGATTGCACGAAGAGTGCATCAAATCACCCGTGGTTGAGACCGTCCCTGTTTAGTAGCTGAAGTTCTTCTAGGACCAACTCTTCTTGTATTTAAAGCACTGTATTTAATTGGATTTCCTGGGCCCGTGGTGGTTTAAACTGAGGACCAAGCAACCCCGGACTGTGGTGAATCTTCCagactgtattttgttttctcctttctagCTACATGACTGTGGCATTGCACAAATACAGTCTCTTgaggattttaaaagatttcagacTGTTTTGAtagaaaaatgctaattttaaaaaaagcctatCTCACAGTTGCCTACCTGTCAAACTGTGTGAAACCTGCCAAGCTGTGTAGATCAGAGCTCCAAGTTTTGGATTATCGGGCCTGTGCAAGATTGTTAACTAAGACTGGGAAATAATAAGATTTAGAGTCCTAATTTTCGATAAATCTGAAGATGATGGTGACTTTTTAATGTAAAAGTAATTATTGTAAGAAAAAGATTTAATCGTTCCATGTGTGTTTTGTTTATGGTAGTTAGAAGTCATGTTTTGATGAAAACGAACAGCGACATGTTCTTTTAAGCTGAAGATGCATAGTTAGCCCGCCGAGCATGCCCACACGGATTGCATCTGGAATCCATTCACGTTTTTATGATCATGACTGATcagatttgcaaatactttcttaaGGGTGAAATAGGCCTATTTTTGCTATTTTGGACAAATAAATGAGTCTATATGTGCAGGTCCTTACACAGTTTTCTCTAAAGTTAAGAGTTAGGACAATCCTCTGGTGAGGGTCTAGTCATTGCCCTCCCTCAGTTGACTCCAGAGATGGAGGTAGAAggaattgcctttcttttttaaacagcatCATCTTGGTTCTTAGCTTGGACAGCACCTTTAAACTCTACTCCCCTACATCCAAATGCACTTTAGTGCCCCTTCATGGTACCTTGTGAGGGGTGGGGACTGAGAACTCTTtgagatgaaaaattaaaaaaaaaaaattttttttttaatctgcaactATTTAAGGTTCATATAATTAATATAGAGGAATCATCCAATGATACTTTATGAAGGAAAAATGACCTATTTTCCTTCGCCACTCTGAAGACCTAACTCGGTAAAagcagaggaggcagaggaaaccCGGAAGAAACACATCCTCAGCAACCAGCCTTGTCTACAGCATGATCAATCCATCTCGACAAAATGAGTATATAAGGAGATTTCCTTTTAGTGACTAGCTGATTGAAGGGGGGGCCTCTACCCAAATACTCAACTAGGCCTTACTTTTCTGAAGCGTTTTGATTTCTCTTGCCTGGGACAATTAGCAGAACAGTCCAGAATGCATTGAATACTCTAATTACCTCACGTTCTCTTATTAAAGGGGACagatagaaattaaaacatgCACTCCCCACCTTTAGGTTATCTGCACTTGGTTCGTCGGAGGACTTCTAAGATCCCGTTTTCCTGTACATTAATTTAGGTACCTAAGTAGTGTGTTCtgcctttttccccccaatgCAATATGACTATGCTAAGtctgtttcatatttttgaccTTCTGTTGTTCTATCATTTCACATTTTATGCCTCTTTGAAATGTGGACATGCCTTGCTATTCAGTGACTGCATCgctaatttttatgtcttttagaCTTAGGTGTTTAGaaatatggatataaatatattgtagatctcaattccttaaaaaaatactattttatttcagtgaacttaaaaatgtttgatCTCGAGAAAGTCCTCCAGTGGAAAAGTCTCTACTCAAACTTGATTTGGGGAACACATGTTTACTTGGCAGTTGGTTTCTGCCCTATCTCTACCCCTCCAGGGGGCCAAATTTATAACCATTAATGTTAACATTAAAGGAGCTTTGGGTTTGTCCTTATGGAAGTAGCAGTGATGAGGGCAGGGATGTGACTCTTGAAGGATAAGCCCTTTGGGTTAATCAGATCGGGGTTTTGCTCAAATCTCCGTAGTATATGTCCCGTTGTCTACAAAGCTACACTTTCTAGTGCTTGATTTCCAAAATTGTTTCCCTTACTAATACAATCGAAAGAGCACAGGcccaaagaaaaatgacaagagGCTACTGTTCCTTCATTTAGGcatgtgaaaaaaatcacatgtgcCCTATTTGCTGGACCACTACAAGCCCTTGAAGTATTTACTCGTGAAGCAGTCAGCATATTCTTGGAACCCAGACTGTGGCAGAGGGGGGCAGAAGCGACTCTGGCTGGGGCAAAGTTGAAGGGTAGAATGTCAGTCCAGTTTCTGAAAGGATAGATATTTAATTTGGTCCAGCTTTATTTTTGTAAGAAGGTTGAAGCCTACTTGTTTGTTCGGCTAGGTCTCTGTTTTGTAGCTTCATTTCCAAAAGGATGCTTAGCCTAGAAACAGGCAAACAAAAAATTTCAGAGCCTTTTCCCCTATCTGTCCAATTGGGGTTGAAAGTCACTGTGCACAGAAGGATTAACCTTCCAAGCATGAATTCCATTCCAAATTTTCATGTATATAACCTAACTCCTAAACGTGTCCCATAAACTACATACACAAATTACCTATTAAAACActcccatcacacacacacacacacacacacacacacacacacacacatacatactgtATACCACACCCTGGAGAATGACAGATTTTAGGCAATGGCcaataaaaaatactgtatttttcccCACCCTAGGATTTGATGGGGTTTTATGATCAAAAAAGAAGGTCTAGAAAAGGGGTTAATGTGTAAAGCTATAGTTTGAAAATGTTGGGTCAAAGTTGCAAATAATATTAATGATGGATTCATTTCATTGTTATTTCCTTTCCCAAAAACACTGAGAGAGCACAGTGTTCCATCTGACTTTTTTTCCGTTAATAGCCCTTCTATTCAACAAAAACTGCCCACATGCCAGGAGAGAGCTACAGTTTTtctaagctttttaaaatgggGATCAAGCGAGATGCAGCCAGTTGGGATACTTAAGATCTTTATTTTGAGACAGAGTGACACCGGACCTGCAGCTGTTGTATTGCCCCCATAGTTTAACCAAattattgtctttttctgacaCAGGGCTTTTTAGTCGTTCACTGCCAATGGCAAAGCTTCGTGCTTTGGTCCCTGTTGTTTCAGCACCAGCCCTATACTTTTTATTGGACTTAATTCCCAGTTATAATCCAGAGCAGATTAATTTGCAAGTCAAGTGGCTGGAGCAGCTTGCCCTTCCTTTGTCATTCTAGGTTTCCTTTGGGAGAAAGAAGTCAACGAAAGAGATTTACTTAAGTTATCCCCCCCATTGTTTAATCATTGATTATTATGACATAGGTAAAACTTGTTCAACTCATGTCTTTTGTTAGCTGAATAATatagttactttttaaaagtcaatctTTTCTTTGTGATGAAACTATATTTTTCCCAGTGTACCAGCCacatataaaatgtgaaattaatgTTATTCGAGTCATAAAATCACAATCATCTATAGCCCAGCAGTAACCCCCATCCCccgcaaaacaaaaacaaaaacaaaccactatGAATTACAGAAACACTGGCCACAAAATAATCAAGAAGCAAAGAGATTATAAGTGAttatgttctttatatttttacacTCTAACAGATGACGTTTTGGCAAAATTCTGGTTTGGTATATCATAAAACAGGGAAATAGATCATGatttatttcctataaattgaTAGATCATTGGTTCTCTGACTAAACTTCTGATATTGTACAAGTTTATAATTCTTTGGTCTTGATATTTAGAATTTACTAAGTATCAACTCTAtcgacaaatatttatagaacacctACTCTGTTAGAGGAAGTTTTCTAAGTGGTAAAAAGAGGACATAAAACACTACACACTCTAAGGAATTATAAGGGATTCTAACGGAGGAGCAGCATGAAATAATCAAGACTCACTGTTAATTCTTTTAACTGGTGATTTTACGTTATGATTTTAGAAAAAGCGACATCAATTCTTGTCTCATTACATGCAAACCGTAACTCAAAGGATACTTCTTTTCCCTAAATTAATGGAGTTCACTGGatgctctttttttcctctacccCCTATCCAAAATTTCTGAATTAAATCTAGACTCAGCTAGGGGAACCAAATCGAATGAAAAAGAGATTTTCAGCTAATTGCTTCTTCAGTGTTAGATCTATACAAGTGATGCTAAATTTATACTAGCAAACTCCTACCAGATAGTTTCCAAAGCTGGTTGACTCATATAAACCAGGAAACATTTCAGGAAAACTTTGAAACAATGATGTGGAACATAATCACTCTTACTTCTATTTATAAACAAACAGCCTAGAAATTTAGCAAAACCATAGTTTCAAGTTCCAAAGGCATTGCCTTGTAGCCTGTAGAAAACAGAGGTCATTCGGGCCACCTCACTTTTCGCTGGGGTTACAAAACCATCAAACAAGCAAGTGGAAAATGGACATTCTCAGAAGTCAGATAGAGACTGCTTTTGTAAAAAGTGCCACAAAGCCTTCCACTTCCCCAAATACGACTTCACCTTCCTCTTTAAAAATGGCATCTGCTCCTTATTCTCTCGCAGAGAGTTTAGAGTGTTATTACTGTAGCCAGtgtataaaataccaaatttaagtGGGAAGTACCTTCTTACTTTCAAACGCAAGATTGGAGTGTAATTTGAAACCAGAACTATCTGTATATCCTTACCACAACCAACACGGGAAGTTTAAAGCCTTAATCGCTCTCCGTTCTAATACAAATTTGCAACTTCTGATTATATTATTCTGAGATCTGCTAACTTGTGCTCAAGTAACTTAAATGCCTAAGCCACATGTCACAGCTTCGCACAAATAGCACAGTCCAACAGATGTTTTCTGTCGCATTAAAGAATTTAATTGACTTAATTTAACTGAATATCAGCAATCGAAAAAGCCCACTAAAATTATGGAGGTGACAGGGTGGGGTGAGGACGGAATCTATGCGTAATAAGTGGTAGTGTCTCCTGGGAACCGTAACGTTTCAGCAGAGCTGAACAACTAGAATTTTCACCGGAAAAACTAGATTCACAAATGGCAGCCCGAAACCTAGAAGGGGCAGTGACAATGTCGAAACTCGGAGCCCAGTTGGTGTTCACATCTGCTGCCCACCATCCACATCGATTATGTCTTACTCTCTAAAAATCATCTGATgcttggctttaaaaaataaaaaaacacggAGCTCCAACATActaaagaaactatttttaagatttaaacatattttatattaaggTGACTGACAGACTATTGTCAAAAGTGATGAATACGGAAATAAAAGAGCTCTTTAATATTCTACCTGTCAAATCTGCATATTTAATGTGACTTTTTAATATAGTCACTTCTAAGTTTTACTTCAACTCCTCTCAGCTTTCAAACTAGACTATGAGACCCCCTTCCAACCAACCAATGcaggtggggttttttgtttattttcttccttagaaATTCAAACTTAAAGCTTGATATGACCTGGGTTGTACCTGGTGAGTGGCCCTGCGGTTAATCTAACTTTGGGCTGTCTGGAGAGTAAATGGAATATCTTGGGTTTTGATCTCTGACAGTAGTAATTCAGACAGAATTATTGGAAGCAGGAAGGTGAATACAACCAGATTCAAAGCCTAAACCAGTTCATTCTCTATATGCAATTATTGTAATCTAATTAATACACAGCCTGGAATTTTAGTAAATACAGGTACGTGT contains:
- the CSRNP3 gene encoding cysteine/serine-rich nuclear protein 3, with protein sequence MSGILKRKFEEVDGSSPCSSVRESDDEVSSSESADSGDSVNPSTSNHFPPSSILKREKRLRTKNVHFSCVTVYYFTRRQGFTSVPSQGGSTLGMSSRHNSVRQYTLGEFAREQERLHREMLREHLREEKLNSLKLKMTKNGTVESEEASTLTVDDISDDDIDLDNTEVDEYFFLQPLPTKKRRALLRASGVKKIDVEEKHELRAIRLSREDCGCDCRVFCDPETCTCSLAGIKCQVDRMSFPCGCTKEGCSNTAGRIEFNPIRVRTHFLHTIMKLELEKNREQQIPTLNGCHGEISAHSSSMGPVAHSVEYSIADNFEIETEPQAAVLHLQSAEELDCQGDEEEEEEEEDGSSFCSGVTDSSTQSLAPSESDDEEEEEEEEEEEEEDDDDDDEKGDSFVEGLGTHAEVVPLPSVLCYSDGSAVHESHAKNASFYANSSTLYYQIDSHIPGTPTQISESYSERDPVKNGTLSLVPYTMTPEQFVDYARQAEEAYGASHYPAANPSVIVCCSSAENDSGVPCNSLYSEHRSNHPQVEFHSYLKGPSQEGFVSTLNGDSHISEHPAENSLSLAEKSRLHEECIKSPVVETVPV